The following proteins come from a genomic window of Nicotiana tomentosiformis chromosome 12, ASM39032v3, whole genome shotgun sequence:
- the LOC104117304 gene encoding thaumatin-like protein produces the protein MISFFTFLSVVAYQLFSTQAVTTIDIRNNCPFTVWAAAIPGGGRRLDYGGKWRLQPSNGSNGKRIWGRTNCNFDASGRGQCQTGDCNGVLECQAFGTTPNTLAEYSLNQFNNLDFFDISLVDGFNVPMEFSPTSGNCSVRISCTADIIGQCPNELRIPGGCNNPCTVFKTAEYCCTSVGNCGPTQYSKFFKDRCSTSYSYPLDDPTSRFTCPTGTNYRVVFCP, from the coding sequence ATGATCAGCTTCTTCACATTCCTCTCTGTTGTGGCTTATCAGCTTTTCTCAACACAAGCAGTTACAACAATCGACATCCGAAACAATTGCCCTTTTACCGTATGGGCAGCAGCAATTCCTGGTGGCGGCCGACGTCTCGACTACGGTGGAAAATGGAGACTCCAACCTTCAAACGGTTCCAATGGAAAACGTATCTGGGGCCGAACCAATTGCAATTTTGACGCATCTGGCCGTGGTCAATGTCAAACCGGCGATTGCAATGGAGTCCTCGAATGTCAAGCTTTTGGCACAACCCCAAACACTTTGGCTGAATACAGCCTAAACCAATTTAACAATCTTGATTTCTTCGACATATCTCTTGTAGACGGTTTCAATGTCCCAATGGAATTTAGTCCAACAtctggtaattgttctgttaggaTCAGCTGCACTGCCGACATCATAGGGCAGTGTCCGAATGAACTAAGGATTCCTGGAGGCTGTAATAATCCTTGTACTGTTTTCAAGACTGCGGAATATTGTTGCACATCTGTTGGCAATTGTGGTCCAACCCAGTATTCCAAGTTCTTTAAGGATAGATGTTCAACTTCTTACAGTTATCCTCTAGATGACCCCACTAGTAGGTTCACTTGTCCTACTGGAACCAATTACAGAGTGGTTTTCTGTCCATAA
- the LOC104117303 gene encoding uncharacterized protein isoform X2 — protein sequence MRNSRYSGKIKMQIIHTQTIASPLTNIFLNSTTSSTLASSPKKPFNFSPFPSKKNPKWNASGSILKSNHELRTKNRIVICSASEQRSFGYDAKQKRKVVEHVCLIKGKEDLSEEQEKDMLDYLYTTQYQMRGILSISLGRISGGNDDKYSHATYMRFQTKEDLLKFYENQFYVGVLRDHVLPYCHEIINADFESEVEDDILPIFRKGEEFNYGVELVLLIAFVKSSLDGPAEDALLALSKLIMEFPSLIVQATLGIPGMFY from the exons ATGAGAAACAGCAGATACAGCGGCAAAATCAAAATGCAGATTATTCATACTCAAACCATCGCTTCTCCTCTCACAAATATCTTCCTTAATAGCACCACCTCATCCACCCTAGCTTCTTCTCCTAAAAAGCCCTTCAATTTCAGTCCTTTTCCATCTAAGAAAAACCCCAAATGGAATG CTTCGGGTAGTATTTTGAAGTCAAATCATGAGTTGCGAACCAAGAACCGCATTGTGATATGCTCAGCTTCTGAACAACGAAGCTTTGGTTATGACGCCAAACAGAAAAG AAAAGTAGTTGAACACGTGTGTTTGATCAAAGGGAAGGAGGACTTATCTGAAGAACAGGAGAAAGATATGCTGGATTACCTGTATACAACCCAATATCAAATGCGTGGCATTCTTTCCATCTCACTAG GACGCATCTCTGGTGGGAATGATGATAAATATAGCCATGCTACCTACATGCGCTTTCAGACAAAGGAGGATCTCTTGAAGTTCTATGAGAACCAATTCTACGTGGGAGTCCTTAGGGACCATGTACTGCCTTACTGCCAT GAAATTATCAATGCCGATTTTGAGTCCGAAGTAGAAGATGATATACTGCCAATATTTCGAAAAGGAGAG GAGTTCAACTATGGCGTGGAGCTTGTACTTCTGATAGCATTTGTCAAGAGTTCTTTGGATGGTCCTGCTGAAGATGCTTTGCTTGCTCTGTCAAAGCTGATAATGGAGTTCCCATCCTTAATCGTTCAGGCTACTCTTGGTATTCCTGGAATGTTTTACTGA
- the LOC104117303 gene encoding stress-response A/B barrel domain-containing protein UP3 isoform X1, which translates to MRNSRYSGKIKMQIIHTQTIASPLTNIFLNSTTSSTLASSPKKPFNFSPFPSKKNPKWNASGSILKSNHELRTKNRIVICSASEQRSFGYDAKQKRKVVEHVCLIKGKEDLSEEQEKDMLDYLYTTQYQMRGILSISLGRISGGNDDKYSHATYMRFQTKEDLLKFYENQFYVGVLRDHVLPYCHEIINADFESEVEDDILPIFRKGEEFNYGVELVLLIAFVKSSLDGPAEDALLALSKLIMEFPSLIVQATLGSIFNISSVEYTHGVVIRFRSSEAFQMFMNSSEYNNMWRSKFQPIVQKHLSAHFSVDPVGTELM; encoded by the exons ATGAGAAACAGCAGATACAGCGGCAAAATCAAAATGCAGATTATTCATACTCAAACCATCGCTTCTCCTCTCACAAATATCTTCCTTAATAGCACCACCTCATCCACCCTAGCTTCTTCTCCTAAAAAGCCCTTCAATTTCAGTCCTTTTCCATCTAAGAAAAACCCCAAATGGAATG CTTCGGGTAGTATTTTGAAGTCAAATCATGAGTTGCGAACCAAGAACCGCATTGTGATATGCTCAGCTTCTGAACAACGAAGCTTTGGTTATGACGCCAAACAGAAAAG AAAAGTAGTTGAACACGTGTGTTTGATCAAAGGGAAGGAGGACTTATCTGAAGAACAGGAGAAAGATATGCTGGATTACCTGTATACAACCCAATATCAAATGCGTGGCATTCTTTCCATCTCACTAG GACGCATCTCTGGTGGGAATGATGATAAATATAGCCATGCTACCTACATGCGCTTTCAGACAAAGGAGGATCTCTTGAAGTTCTATGAGAACCAATTCTACGTGGGAGTCCTTAGGGACCATGTACTGCCTTACTGCCAT GAAATTATCAATGCCGATTTTGAGTCCGAAGTAGAAGATGATATACTGCCAATATTTCGAAAAGGAGAG GAGTTCAACTATGGCGTGGAGCTTGTACTTCTGATAGCATTTGTCAAGAGTTCTTTGGATGGTCCTGCTGAAGATGCTTTGCTTGCTCTGTCAAAGCTGATAATGGAGTTCCCATCCTTAATCGTTCAGGCTACTCTTG GTTCAATTTTTAATATTTCCAGTGTGGAATATACTCATGGTGTAGTAATACGGTTTCGCTCTT CTGAAGCATTCCAGATGTTCATGAACAGTTCAGAATACAATAAT ATGTGGAGATCTAAATTTCAGCCAATCGTCCAAAAACATCTCTCTGCTCATTTTTCGGTTGATCCAGTGGGCACAGAGCTTATGTAG